A window of Danaus plexippus chromosome 12, MEX_DaPlex, whole genome shotgun sequence contains these coding sequences:
- the LOC116772443 gene encoding transmembrane protein 64 — protein MEIVNVEDGQSDTAVTRKKSLWSKINSRTTYSYLFNIAISILLVTCLVLVLYFFKEYLKTILYWVDAQDPKIIFLLFMGLFLIVSFPVTIGYLVLIITSGYLFGIVKGLGTVVVSANFGVAVAHFTLKMLRGYLPLDRLLKNETARALLKVIAGPQALKIVFFARLTPIPFGLQNTIFAVSDVRGCGYHLATMLGLLPAQVINVYLGSTLRSMHDVLHESHVTGYIVFAFQILIGITLMVWVVQKARKELTIAILAAELGRETLSTSSSSS, from the exons atggaaataGTTAACGTTGAAGACGGCCAGTCCGATACGGCGGtgacaagaaaaaaaagtttgtggTCAAAAATAAACAGTAGGACGACttacagttatttatttaatattgctaTATCGATATTGTTAGTTACGTGTTTAGTGTTAgtgttatatttctttaaggagtatttaaaaactatattgtaCTGGGTGGATGCTCAGGACcctaagattatatttttattatttatgggaCTCTTTTTAATAGTAAGCTTTCCCGTGACAATTGGTTATCTTGTGTTGATTATAACTAGTGGATATTTGTTTGGTATCGTAAAGGGTCTAGGGACGGTTGTGGTGAGCGCAAACTTTGGAGTGGCTGTTGcacattttactttaaaaatgctGAGGGGATATCTGCCTCTCGACAGACTCTTGAAGAACGAAACGGCAAGAGCTCTTCTCAAAGTGATCGCCGGCCCGCAAGCGCTCAAGATCGTGTTTTTTGCCAGGCTAACTCCAATACCGTTCGGTCTTCAAAACACGATATTCGCT GTGAGTGATGTCCGCGGCTGTGGTTATCACCTGGCGACCATGCTGGGCCTGCTGCCGGCCCAGGTCATCAATGTCTACTTGGGATCGACGCTGCGGTCTATGCACGACGTGCTTCACGAGTCACACGTTACGGGATATATCGTGTTCGCTTTTCAG ATATTGATCGGCATCACGTTGATGGTTTGGGTGGTACAGAAAGCGAGAAAGGAGTTGACTATCGCTATATTAGCGGCTGAGTTGGGACGCGAGACTTTGTCTACCAGTAGTTCCTCGAGCTAG